From one Bacillus clarus genomic stretch:
- a CDS encoding IS4 family transposase has product MNLSISDELQLFSRELQQHMSPYALENLARKVGFVQRKSKYRAQDLVALCVWLSKNIAHTSLTQLCSRLEATTSISMSPEGLNQRFNSQAVQFLQQLLAHLLHQQFCSSSKIPTLYTNYFRRIRILDSTHFQIPDKFTSTYQGSGGSGQNAGVKIQLEYDLLSGQFLHVHVGSGKHNDKTYGSTCLMSLQPNDVCIRDLGYFDLKDLHTISECGTYFISRLKLNTRIYQKNKEPEYFQNGTIKKHSEYIQLDMEQFIDQLHSGETYEIPEIYIGMYQKLPARLILYKLTETQMKRRQKDLASKEHKKQITYKERSKRLSAINFYITNIPLEYLPKEQVYDFYSLRWQIELIFKTWKSFFRIHQCNSVKLERLECHLYGQLISILLCSSTMFQMRQLLLIKKKRELSEYKAIYIIKDYFSLIHQSLQNILRLVVQTKALVRTTIFYIVEVKRRSWVSWDPESVYKTDLLHLPYLNQFLVCWSSRSCIRNENR; this is encoded by the coding sequence ATGAATTTATCAATTTCTGATGAATTACAATTGTTTTCTAGAGAATTACAGCAACATATGTCACCATACGCCCTAGAAAATTTAGCAAGAAAAGTAGGATTTGTCCAACGAAAAAGTAAATATCGTGCACAAGATTTAGTGGCTCTGTGTGTTTGGTTAAGCAAAAACATAGCTCATACTTCATTAACACAACTATGTAGTCGATTAGAAGCTACTACAAGTATTTCCATGAGTCCAGAAGGACTCAATCAACGTTTTAATTCTCAGGCTGTTCAGTTTTTGCAACAACTCTTAGCACATTTACTTCACCAACAATTTTGTTCTTCTAGCAAGATTCCAACTTTGTATACAAACTATTTTCGACGTATCCGCATATTGGATTCTACACATTTTCAAATTCCAGATAAATTCACTTCTACATATCAAGGTTCAGGTGGTAGCGGTCAAAATGCTGGTGTGAAAATTCAACTAGAGTATGATTTACTAAGTGGTCAATTTCTGCATGTTCATGTAGGATCGGGAAAGCACAATGATAAAACTTATGGTTCTACTTGTTTAATGTCCCTTCAACCGAACGATGTATGTATACGTGATTTAGGATATTTCGACTTAAAAGATTTACATACTATAAGCGAGTGTGGTACTTATTTTATTTCACGATTAAAGCTCAATACACGTATATATCAGAAGAATAAAGAACCTGAATACTTTCAAAATGGAACCATAAAAAAACACTCTGAGTACATCCAATTAGATATGGAACAATTTATTGACCAATTACATTCAGGTGAAACATATGAAATTCCTGAAATCTATATTGGAATGTATCAAAAGCTTCCTGCAAGACTTATTCTGTATAAATTAACTGAAACGCAAATGAAGCGTAGACAAAAGGATTTAGCATCTAAAGAACATAAGAAGCAAATTACCTATAAAGAACGCAGTAAGCGGCTTAGTGCAATTAACTTTTACATTACAAATATTCCTTTGGAATATCTACCAAAGGAGCAAGTATACGATTTTTACTCCTTACGATGGCAAATTGAACTTATCTTTAAAACATGGAAATCATTTTTTCGTATTCATCAATGTAATTCTGTAAAATTAGAACGACTAGAATGTCACTTATACGGACAATTAATAAGTATCCTTCTTTGCTCCTCCACCATGTTTCAAATGCGCCAATTACTCCTCATCAAGAAGAAACGAGAATTAAGCGAATATAAAGCGATTTATATCATCAAAGATTATTTTTCACTTATTCATCAATCTTTACAAAACATACTAAGATTAGTAGTGCAAACCAAGGCATTGGTTCGCACTACTATTTTTTATATAGTAGAAGTGAAGAGAAGGTCGTGGGTGTCTTGGGATCCTGAATCCGTATACAAAACTGATCTTCTTCACTTACCTTATTTGAATCAGTTTTTAGTATGTTGGTCTTCGAGATCGTGTATAAGAAATGAGAATCGATAA
- a CDS encoding PadR family transcriptional regulator — MSVISTDLIRGHTDMIILNVLRQGDSYGYEIYKRIIELSDNQYELKEATLYTAFRRLEKEGHISSYWGDETQGGRRKYYHITESGVDFYKNGKKEWNIAKEIIDRLIKGEITDVSEN; from the coding sequence ATGAGTGTTATATCTACAGACTTAATCCGTGGGCATACGGACATGATCATCTTAAATGTTCTTCGTCAAGGTGATAGTTATGGATATGAAATATACAAAAGGATTATTGAATTAAGTGACAATCAATACGAATTAAAGGAAGCTACTTTATATACAGCTTTTCGTCGATTAGAGAAAGAAGGTCACATCTCTTCCTATTGGGGAGACGAAACTCAAGGGGGAAGACGAAAATATTACCACATTACAGAATCTGGTGTGGATTTTTATAAAAATGGTAAAAAAGAGTGGAACATTGCGAAAGAGATTATAGATCGTCTAATTAAAGGAGAGATTACAGATGTTAGTGAGAACTAA